The proteins below come from a single Leptidea sinapis chromosome Z, ilLepSina1.1, whole genome shotgun sequence genomic window:
- the LOC126978982 gene encoding uncharacterized protein LOC126978982 produces the protein MGDIIDHPRKATDLLDDCDVSSDLLNGSNFNTYIGDNTELADPGGYIPKKNLKSNNRKQRNTCDPHDGKCQKFLYRPKTKSATDFFDNDIGYETSSNTSSMTDTRIIPKFTRSSSSVQSNYDMDEPLRIVSPSINTPHNAHSKLGYIQRSNSVILTPTQALTERLESGDTNRITNPRSAIHIMKNSFQESDKYQLFRAIVQQQDKDILKLKKENEEIRASLQDMEDNYLRYKEHSSGKLNKIIEENKHLSNEQMRLIQQLDKKKLNIKQMCIVMEEYEKTMTTIIEDRQKAKVQLRKALENITKEKDEAVKHFDDLNLKYKNCRESLNISIKKERVLYEKLLEYDAEIAKSCSVYPNDEKKPLENFKNTDSDEIIKLNDVIKKYEITILSLQKSLAQKTRDNESLMEICEQILNRSTKF, from the coding sequence ATGGGAGATATAATAGATCACCCGAGAAAAGCAACAGATTTGTTAGATGATTGTGATGTGTCAAGTGACTTACTTAATggatcaaattttaatacttacattGGAGATAATACTGAGCTTGCTGATCCAGGTGGTTATATACCAAAGAAAAACCTTAAAAGTAATAACAGAAAACAGAGGAACACGTGTGACCCTCATGATGGTAAATGTCAGAAATTTTTGTATCGTCCAAAAACCAAAAGTGCAACAGATTTTTTTGACAATGATATTGGGTATGAAACAAGTAGTAATACATCTAGTATGACTGATACTCGTATTATACCCAAATTCACAAGGTCATCAAGTTCAGTTCAAAGCAACTATGATATGGATGAGCCACTACGAATCGTGTCTCCATCTATTAACACACCACACAATGCACATTCTAAGCTTGGATATATTCAACGAAGTAATTCTGTAATTTTGACACCTACACAAGCTCTAACAGAAAGACTTGAGTCTGGCGACACCAATAGGATCACAAATCCAAGAAGTGCGatacatattatgaaaaatagttTCCAAGAATCTGATAAATACCAGCTTTTTAGAGCTATCGTTCAACAACAAGATAAGgatatattaaaattgaaaaaagaaaatgaaGAAATTCGGGCTTCTCTGCAAGACATGGAAGACAATTATTTACGATATAAAGAGCATTCTTCTgggaaattgaataaaataattgaggAAAACAAACATTTATCTAATGAACAAATGCGATTAATTCAACAATTAGATAAAAAGAAACTAAACATTAAACAAATGTGCATTGTAATGGAGGAATATGAGAAGACTATGACCACAATAATTGAAGATCGACAAAAAGCAAAAGTACAGCTCCGGAAAGCTCTAGAAAATATAACGAAAGAgaaagatgaagctgtaaaacATTTCGATGatctcaatttaaaatataagaactGCAGAGAAAGtctaaatatatctattaaaaaaGAACGCGTTTTATATGAAAAGTTATTAGAATACGATGCGGAAATAGCGAAAAGTTGTAGCGTATATCCAAACGACGAAAAAAAACCGttagaaaatttcaaaaatactgATAGTGATGAAATCATTAAGCTGAATGATGTTATCAAGAAATATGAGATAACTATTTTATCCCTGCAGAAGTCATTAGCCCAAAAGACAAGAGATAATGAAAGTCTTATGGAAATTTGTGAACAGATACTCAATCGATCTACGAAATTTTGA
- the LOC126978518 gene encoding uncharacterized protein LOC126978518 codes for MGQSLLNYYLPTTRRCCFCISPKIGAMIISILGFIPSVGYLLLYELFGAEKLQNMYYVDHIGARLIIHTYGINGILQLALHIILFIAAIKYIETLILLYLWYMIGFSIIDIIMVCYITFSAIVYGKMISGICLLSLDLLYWIFMYAIVLTSLNGFRRSIHTVVIIMA; via the coding sequence ATGGGACAAAGTTTATTGAACTATTACTTACCTACAACAAGGAGATGTTGCTTTTGTATATCGCCCAAAATTGGCGCGATGATTATCTCTATACTCGGTTTCATACCATCTGTTGGCTACCTATTGCTTTACGAATTGTTTGGAGCAGAAAAACTGCAGAATATGTATTATGTAGACCATATTGGTGCTCGATTAATAATCCACACTTATGGCATAAATGGGATTTTACAGTTGGCACTGCATATCATATTATTCATAGCTGCAATTAAATATATCGagactttaattttattgtacctTTGGTATATGATAGGATTCAgtataatagatattattatggTATGTTACATAACATTTTCAGCAATTGTTTATGGTAAAATGATATCAGGTATTTGTTTGCTAAGTTTGGATCTACTATATTGGATATTCATGTATGCCATAGTATTGACTTCATTAAATGGGTTCAGGAGGAGTATTCACACGGTGGTGATAATTATGGCGTAA